DNA from Amorphoplanes friuliensis DSM 7358:
ACCTCAGCCGGGCCGCCACGCTGGGTGTCGCCCCGGCGTGGTCGGCCACCGGGCACGTGGTCTACCTGGCCCTGTGGGCCGCGGCCGGCTGGCTCCTGGCCCACCGCCAGTTCACCCGCCGGCTCGTGGTGTGAGAGGACTCCCGACATGCTGACCCTGGTCCTGCCCCGCCTCGTCTCGTTCGAGGGCTCCGCCCGCCGGTCCACCTCGATGGTCGAGCGCAACGTCGCCACCCTGCGCTCGGCGTACTGGCTGGTCATGGCGTCCGGCTTCCTGGAGCCGGTCCTGTACCTCTTCTCGATCGGGGTGGGGGTCGGTGCGCTGGTCGGCGATCTGACGCTGCCCGACGGCCGGGTGATCGACTACGCGGCGTTCGTCGCCCCGGCGATGCTCGCGTCGTCCGCGATGACGGGTGCGCTCTCGGAGACCACCTTCAACTTCTTCGGGAAGATGAAGTTCATGAAGCTGTACGACGGGATCCTCGCGACCCCGGTGCGGCCGATCGAGATCGCCGCCGGTGAGCTCGCCTGGGCGATGATCCGCGGCAACATCTACGCCGCTGCCTTCCTCGTGATCATGGTCGTGATGGATCTGACCACGCCGGGCCGGGCTCTCGGCGCGTTCGGGGCGGCGATCCTGGTCGGCTTCGCCTTCGGCGGGGTGGGCATGGCGCTGTCGACCTTCATGCGCAGCTGGCAGGACTTCGACCTGATGTCCTCGGCGCAGTTCGCGCTCTTCCTCTTCTCGGGCACCTTCGTCCCCGCTCAGGCCTATCCGGCGGTGCTGCGCTGGGTGGTCGAGGTGACCCCGCTGTACCGCTCGGTCGACCTGATCCGGGCCGTCACCACGGGCTCGGTCGGCTGGATCCAGCTGGTCGACGTGGTCTACCTGCTCGCTCTGCTCGCGCTCGGTCTGGCCGTCGCGGGCCGCCGCATGGAAAAGCTGCTCTGCAAATAGTTACTGAAGGCAGACTGTGAGGCGCCTGGGTTCGAAAGGTTAGGACACCCCGCCAGGGGGCATCCCTCCTGCTAGGCCGCACTTCACGCGGGCCGCCTGCGGGGGTGGCCGGCGCGCGGGGAGCGGCGATGACCAAGACGCGCTGCGCCTGGAGGTACCCCGCAATGAAGCTTCTCCGCAACGCCGATCACTCGGCCGATGACACAAAGGCACCCGCCTCGGGTCACGCGAAGGATGCGCGGACCGGGGAGGACAAGAACCTCGACGCCGCCGCGACCTCGCGCACCGCCGAGGACAAGGCCGCCGATCTCGACGCGCCCAGCCCCGACGCCGGACCGGAGAGCCCGGCGAAGCTCAAGGGCAAGGGCATCATGGGCGCGCTCAAGCGCACGTTCAAGCAGTTCTCCGAGGACAACGTCACCGACTGGGCCGCGGCGCTGACCTACTACGGCGTGCTGTCGATCTTCCCCGGTGTGCTGGTGCTCGTGTCGATCCTCGGCATGCTCAGCGACAACGGCCAGGAGACGGTGCAGCAGACGGTCTCCGAGATCGCCCCGAGCCAGATCCAGACGCTGCTCGACCAGGTGCTCACACAGGTCTCCGACCCCGGCACGGCCGGGCTCGCCGCGATCGTCGGTATTCTCGCGGCCTTCTGGTCGGCCTCCGGTTACATCGGCGCCTTCATGCGCGCCTCGAACGCCATCTACGACGTGCCCGAGGGCCGGCCCATCTGGAAGACGCTGCCGATCCGGCTCGGCGTCACCGCGGTCATCGGCCTGATGCTCATCGTCTCGGTCTTCATCGTCGTCTTCACCGGTGATCTCGCGCAGGCGGTCGGTGACACCATCGGCCTCGGTTCCGCCGCGGTGACGACGTGGAGCATCGCCAAGTGGCCCGTCCTGGTGATCATCGTCAGCCTGATGTTCGCCATCCTGTACTGGGCCTCCCCGAACGCGAAGACCGGTGGTTTCCGCTGGGTCAGCCCCGGCGGCATCTTCGCCGTGGTGCTCTGGCTGATCGCTTCCGGCGCCTTTGCGCTCTACCTGGCCAGCTTCGCCAACTACAACAAGACGTACGGCACGCTCGGTGGTGTCATCGCGTTCCTGGTCTGGCTCTGGATCTCCAACATCGCGATCATGATCGGTGCCGAGCTCGACGCGGAGCTGGAGCGCGGCCGGGCCATCGCGGCCGGCCACGACCCGACCGACGAGCCGTTCCTGCAGCTCAGGGACGACCGCAAGCTCAAGAAGGGCAGCGAGAAGGGCTTGAGCACCAACTAGCTCTCCCGCCCGCCACCGACGGCCGCGGACCCGATCAGGGTTCGCGGCCGTCGGCCTGTCCGGGGCAGCAAGTTCGTGAGCGAGTAGCCACCTGGCGTATTGACTTTTGAATAAGTCGACAAAAGTTTGCGGGGATCATCGAGAAGGTATGGACGAGCCTGCCGGAAGGGCCCTAGTGTGACGGTCGTGACACCGTCCCGTTTCGGCGGTGTGAACGGCCGGAGGTGCCCGTGCAAGTCGTCGATCCGCCCCATCTTCGCCTGCTCCGTCTGCTGCGCGACGAAGGGCCGATCTCCCGCGCCGAGCTGGGTGATCGGCTCGACCTGACCCGTCCCCGACTGCTCGCCGAGGTCGAGAGGCTCGTCGCCGCGGGCTACATAGCGGAGGCCGGCATGGCCGCCTCGCGCGGTGGCCGGCGCTCCACGCTGGTCGAGCTGCAGCCGCGGTTGCGCTTCGCCGCCGTCGATCTCGGCGCGAGTTCCATCGACATCGAGGTCACCAACGGGCGCCTGGAGCCCGTCGCGAACTACCGGGAGGCGGCCGACATCCGGTCCGGTCCCAAGGCCATCCTCCACCGGGTCAACGAGCTGCTGGCCAAGGCCCGCACCGACGGCGCCTTCGAGAAACTCGATGCTGTCGGCATCGGCGTCCCCGGCCCGGTCAGCTTCCGCGACGGTGTCCCGGTCTCGCCGCCGATCATGCCGGGCTGGGACCGTTATCCCGTCCGCGAGCTGCTGGCGCGCGAGCACGGCTGCCCGGCCGTGGTCGACAACGACGTCAACATCATGGCGATCGGCGAGCGGCACGGCGGTGTCGCCCACTCCGTCGACGACTTCCTCTTCGTCAAGATCGGTACGGGTATCGGCTGCGGCATCCACCTGGCCGGCTACGTCTACCGGGGAGTCGACGGGTGCGCCGGCGACATCGGCCACATCCAGGTCGACGCCCACGGTCCGATGTGCTCGTGCGGCAACGCCGGCTGTCTGGAAGCCCTCTTCAGCGGGGCCGCCCTGGCCCGCGACGCTCAGGCCGCCGCCCGCAGCGGTGAGTCGCCCGCCCTGGCGGAACGCCTCACCCTCAACGGCGAGCTCGGCGCCCGTGACGTCGCCGAGGGCGCCGCGGAGGGCGACGTGACCTGCATCCGCCTGATCCGTGACGGTGGCCGCCGCGTCGGCGCGACACTGGCCACCCTGGTGAGTTTTGCGAACCCGTCGATGATCGTCATCGGGGGCGGGCTCGCCCAGCTCGGTCACATCCTCCTGGCCGAGATCCGCAGCGTGGTCTACCGCAGGTCGCTCCCGCTCGCGACCGGCAATCTGCCGGTCGTGCTGAGCGAGCTCGGCGCGCGCGCCGGAGTGAGCGGCGCCGCGGTCCTGGCCAGCGACACGGCCTTTGAGCAGGCATCATGACCACTCCCGTGAACCAGACGCCCGAGCCGGCCGGCGAGGTTGTGCTCAAGCTCGAGGGCGTCGTCAAGACGTTCCCCGGTGTGCGGGCCCTCGACGGTGTCGAGCTCGAGGTCCGGGCCGGTGAGGTCCACTGTCTCCTCGGCCAGAACGGCGCCGGCAAGTCCACTCTGATCAAGGTCCTCGCCGGTGTGCACCACGCGGACGAGGGCAGTGTCACCTGGCTCGGCGAGTCGTTCGCCCCGGCCAGCCCCCAGGCCGCCATGCGCGCCGGCATCGCCACGATCTACCAGGAGCTCGACCTCGTCGACGACCTGTCGGTCGCGGAGAACGCGTTCCTCGGTCACGAGGAGAGCCGCGGCGGATTCCTGCGGCGGCGCTCGACGGCCCAGCGGACGCGCGGGATCCTGAGCCGGCTCGGCCACGCCCAGATCTCGCCGCGCAGCCTGGTCCGGTCGTTGCCCGCGGCCGGCAAGCAGATCGTCAGCATGGCGCGTGCGCTCTCGCACGACGCCCGGCTGATCGTCATGGACGAGCCCAGCGCCGTGCTTGCCCATGACGAGGTGGAGAACCTTTTCCGCATCATCCGCGAGCTGACCGCTCAGGGCATCGCGGTCATCTACATCTCGCACCGGCTCGAGGAGATCCGCGACATCGGTGACCGGGTCACCGTGCTCAAGGACGGCCGCACCACGGCCGCGAACCTCCCCGCACGCGAAACACCGACCCGCGAGCTGGTCAGCCGGATGACGGGCCGCACCATCGAGTACGTCTTCCCGCCGCGGGTCGAGCCGAAGGTCCGGGAGCCGCTGCTCGTGGTCGACCGGCTCACCCGCGAGGGTGAGTTCGCGGACGCCTCGCTCACCGTCGGCGCCGGCGAGATCGTCGGGATCGCCGGGCTGGTCGGGTCCGGCCGCTCCGAGCTGCTGGAGACGATCTTCGGGGCGCGGCGGGCCGACAGCGGCACCGTCACCCTCAACGGCAAGAAGATCACCACGATCGGCGCCGCGGTCAAGCACGGCATGGGCATGGCTCCCGAGGAACGCAAGAGCCAGGCCCTGCTGCTCGACGAGCCGATCTACCGCAACATGACACTCGCGTCCTTCTCCGGGTACGCGCACGGTGGTTTCACGGACACCGGCAAGGAGCGGACCGCGGCCATGCAGACCGCCGACCTGCTGGAGTTGCGCCCCCGGGACGTGAGTCGCGCGGTGCGCACCCTCTCCGGCGGCAACCAGCAGAAGGTCGTCGTCGGCCGGTGGCTGCTCGGCGGCACGAAGCTGCTCCTGCTCGACGAGCCGACCCGGGGCGTGGACGTGGGCGCGCGGGCCGAGCTCTACCAGGTCATCCACGACCTCGCCGCCCGCGGTGTGGGCGTGCTGCTGGTCTCCAGCGAGGTTCCCGAGGTCCTCGGCCTCGCCGACCGGGTGCTGGTCATGCGCGAGGGACACCTGATCCACGAGGCCCTCGCCGACAAGATCGATGAAGCCACTGTTCTTGACCTCGTGATGGCGGGGTCCTTGATGGAAGGAGAGCCGGCGTGACGGATCAGAGCACGAAGCCGAGCCTGCCGGCGCAGAGTCCGCCGGTCGCGCCCGCGGTCAGCAAGGACAAGTCCCGGGCCAACTGGCTCAAGGGTGACGGCGCGGAGTCGTTGCGGCGCAACCTCGGCCTGGTCGGTGTCCTCGTCATCCTGGTGATCATCGGGATCGCGACCCGGCCGGAGCTCTACGGCGACGCCACCTGGGTCAAGAACAACGTCTTCACGATCCTGACGCAGGCCTCGGCCATCGGTGTCGTGACCGTCGGCATGACCTTTGTGATCATCGGCGGTGGCATCGACCTGTCGGTCGGCGCGATCATCGCGATCGCCGGTGTCTGGTCGACCACGCTCTCCACCCAGAGCTACGGCACCTTCGGCATGATCTTCACCGCGATCGTCGTCGGCGTGGTGGTCGGGCTGGTCAACGGCGCGCTGATCTCGTACGGCCGGCTGGTGCCCTTCATCGCGACGCTGGCCATGATGGTCGCGGCCCGCGGTCTGGCGGCGCAGATCTCCGGCAAGCAGACGCAGGTCTCCGCGAACTCGACGATCAACAGCATCGCGAGTACGAAGATCCTCGGCATCCCGATGCTCGTCATCATCCTGGCGGTGGTGGTCGCGGCGGGCTGGGTCCTGCTCAACCGCACCACGTTCGGGCGCCGCACCGTCGCGGTCGGCGGCAACCCCGAGGCGGCCCGGCTGGCCGGCATCAACGTCCGCTGGCACACCGTCCTGCTCTACGCGCTCTCGGGCCTGTGCTGCGGCATCGCCGCGATCATGCTCACGTCGCAGGCGACCAGTGCGCAGGCGGCGATGGCGAACCTCTACGAGCTCGACGCGATCGCCGCGGCGATCATCGGTGGCACGCTGCTCAGCGGCGGCCGCGGCACCATCATCGGCGCCCTGTTCGGGGTGCTGGTCTTCTCCACGATCACCAACCTCTTTGCGATCAACAACCTCTCCACCGAGGTTCAGAACATGGTCAAGGGCGGCATCATCGTCGCCGCCGTGCTCATCCAGCAGTTCCGTTACCGCTCACTGACCCAACTCCTCGGGCGCAAGCCCACCTCCTGAGCAAGCCCCCCTCATACAGGCGACCGGCAACGGCCGCCCGGTCACTCCTGGGAGAAATCCGATGAACGACATGTCCCGTCGCCGCATCCTCTTCGGCGGCGCCGCCCTCGGCGCCGGCGCCCTGCTCACCGCGTGCACCAGCAACGACCCGGGTGAGAACACGCAGATCAAGACCGATGCCTCCGGCTCCAACGCCAACGCCGCCCCCGGTACGAAGGTGATCATCGGTTTCTCGGCTCCGGCCGCGGACCACGGCTGGGTCGCCGCCATCACCAACAACGCCAAGGCGCAGGCTCAGGCGTACCCCGACGTGGAGTTCCGCAGCGTCGAGGCCGGCGCCGACGCGGCTGCCCAGCGCGCCGCGCTCTCCACCCTGATCGCGCAGAAGCCGAACGTGATCGTCCTGCTGCCGCACGACGGCAAGGAGCTCAACTCGGCCGGTCTCGAGGCCATGAAGGCCGGCATCCCGGTCATCAACCTGGACCGGGCGTTCCCCGACCGGGGCGCGTACCGCCTGCAGATCAAGGGTGACAACTTCGGCATGGGCCTGGCCGCCGGCAACTACATCGGCGAGCAGCTCAAGGCCAAGGGCGTCAGCAACCCGCAGATCGGTGAGATCCCGGGCATCGACTCGCTCGAGCTGACCCAGGAGCGTTCCGCGGGCTTCCGTGAGGCGCTGGCGACGTTCGGTTTCAAGGTCGCGAACCGCCGCCCGGCGGAGTTCACGGCGGACACCGGCCAGCGGGCCGCGACCGAGCTCCTGCAGGCGGTCCCGAAGATGGACGCGCTCTGGAACCACGACGACGACCAGGGCATCGGCGTTCTCGCGGCGGTCAACCAGGCCGGCCGCAAGGAGTTCTTCATGGTCGGCGGCGCCGGCTCGAAGGCCGCCATCGACGCGATCATCGCCGACAACAGCGTGCTGAAGGCGACCGTCACCTACAGCCCGTCGATGGCGTCGTCGGCGATCTCGCTGGCCCGCCTGATCGGTCAGAACAAGGGCATGACCGACCTGGTCGAGCTGCAGGTCCCCAAGGAGATCACCCTCGCCTCCGAGACGATCACCAAGGAGAACGCGGCCCAGTACGCCAAGCTCGGCTTCTAGAGCGGTCCGTCCACTTCGTTGTAAGGAGAACAGATGGGGCAGCTGCGGGTCGGCATGGTCGGCTACGCGTTCATGGGCGCCGCGCACTCACAGGCCTGGCGCACCGTCAACCACGCTTTCGACCTGCCGCTGTCGGCACGGATGTCGGTGGTCTGCGGCCGCGACGAGGACAAGGTCGCGGCCGCGGCGGCAAAGCTCGGCTGGGAGGGGCACACCACCGACTGGCGTGCCCTGGTCGAGCGGGACGACATCGACCTGGTGGACATCTGCACGCCGGGTGACACCCACCGGGAGATCGCGCTGGCCGCGCTCGCCGCGGGCAAGCACGTGCTGTGCGAGAAACCCCTGGCCAACTCGGTGGCCGAGGCCCGCGAGATGGCCGCGGCCGCGGCGGAGGCCCAGGCCAACGGCGTACGCGCGATGTGCGGCTTCAACTATCGCCGGGTGCCGGCCGTCGCCCTGATGCGTCAGCTGGTGGCGGCGGGACGGATCGGCAAGATCCGGCACGTCCGGGCGGTGTACCTGCAGGACTGGATCGTCGATCCGAACTTCCCGCTGGTCTGGCGGCTGCGCAAGGACGTGGCCGGCTCGGGGGCCCTGGGTGACATCGGCGCGCACATCGTCGACCTCACGCAGTTCGTCACCGGCCAGTCGATCACCAAGGTCAGCGCGCTGACCGAGACGTTCGTCCGTCAGCGGCCTCTGCCCACCGAGGCCGCCGGACTGTCGGCCGCGGGGAACGGCAGTGCCGGCTTCGGCCAGGTCACGGTCGACGACGCCGCGCTGTTCCTGGCGCGCCTGGACGGGGGAGCGGTCGCCACCTACGAGGCGACCCGTTTTGCCACCGGCCGCAAGAACGGTCTGCGGGTGGAGCTGAACGGCGAGCTCGGCTCGGTGGCGTTCGACTTCGAGCGGATGAACGAGCTCGAGTTCTACGACGCCACCCTGCCGACGACCGAGCAGGGCTTCAGCCGGATCCTGGTGACCGAGCCGGAGCACCCGTACCTCGCGGCGTGGTGGCCGCCGGGCCACCCGATCGGGTACGAGCACTCGTTCACCCACGAGATGCGGGACCTGATCGCGGCGATCGCGGCCGGGGAGGACCCGACGCCGTCGTTCGCGGACGCGCTGCAGGTGCAGTTGGTCCTCGACGCCGTCGAGCGTTCGGCTGCGGCGTCGGCGTGGGTCGACGTGGAGGCGGTGCTGGCA
Protein-coding regions in this window:
- a CDS encoding ABC transporter permease, with translation MTDQSTKPSLPAQSPPVAPAVSKDKSRANWLKGDGAESLRRNLGLVGVLVILVIIGIATRPELYGDATWVKNNVFTILTQASAIGVVTVGMTFVIIGGGIDLSVGAIIAIAGVWSTTLSTQSYGTFGMIFTAIVVGVVVGLVNGALISYGRLVPFIATLAMMVAARGLAAQISGKQTQVSANSTINSIASTKILGIPMLVIILAVVVAAGWVLLNRTTFGRRTVAVGGNPEAARLAGINVRWHTVLLYALSGLCCGIAAIMLTSQATSAQAAMANLYELDAIAAAIIGGTLLSGGRGTIIGALFGVLVFSTITNLFAINNLSTEVQNMVKGGIIVAAVLIQQFRYRSLTQLLGRKPTS
- a CDS encoding sugar ABC transporter ATP-binding protein; protein product: MTTPVNQTPEPAGEVVLKLEGVVKTFPGVRALDGVELEVRAGEVHCLLGQNGAGKSTLIKVLAGVHHADEGSVTWLGESFAPASPQAAMRAGIATIYQELDLVDDLSVAENAFLGHEESRGGFLRRRSTAQRTRGILSRLGHAQISPRSLVRSLPAAGKQIVSMARALSHDARLIVMDEPSAVLAHDEVENLFRIIRELTAQGIAVIYISHRLEEIRDIGDRVTVLKDGRTTAANLPARETPTRELVSRMTGRTIEYVFPPRVEPKVREPLLVVDRLTREGEFADASLTVGAGEIVGIAGLVGSGRSELLETIFGARRADSGTVTLNGKKITTIGAAVKHGMGMAPEERKSQALLLDEPIYRNMTLASFSGYAHGGFTDTGKERTAAMQTADLLELRPRDVSRAVRTLSGGNQQKVVVGRWLLGGTKLLLLDEPTRGVDVGARAELYQVIHDLAARGVGVLLVSSEVPEVLGLADRVLVMREGHLIHEALADKIDEATVLDLVMAGSLMEGEPA
- a CDS encoding ABC transporter permease — translated: MLTLVLPRLVSFEGSARRSTSMVERNVATLRSAYWLVMASGFLEPVLYLFSIGVGVGALVGDLTLPDGRVIDYAAFVAPAMLASSAMTGALSETTFNFFGKMKFMKLYDGILATPVRPIEIAAGELAWAMIRGNIYAAAFLVIMVVMDLTTPGRALGAFGAAILVGFAFGGVGMALSTFMRSWQDFDLMSSAQFALFLFSGTFVPAQAYPAVLRWVVEVTPLYRSVDLIRAVTTGSVGWIQLVDVVYLLALLALGLAVAGRRMEKLLCK
- a CDS encoding YihY/virulence factor BrkB family protein yields the protein MKLLRNADHSADDTKAPASGHAKDARTGEDKNLDAAATSRTAEDKAADLDAPSPDAGPESPAKLKGKGIMGALKRTFKQFSEDNVTDWAAALTYYGVLSIFPGVLVLVSILGMLSDNGQETVQQTVSEIAPSQIQTLLDQVLTQVSDPGTAGLAAIVGILAAFWSASGYIGAFMRASNAIYDVPEGRPIWKTLPIRLGVTAVIGLMLIVSVFIVVFTGDLAQAVGDTIGLGSAAVTTWSIAKWPVLVIIVSLMFAILYWASPNAKTGGFRWVSPGGIFAVVLWLIASGAFALYLASFANYNKTYGTLGGVIAFLVWLWISNIAIMIGAELDAELERGRAIAAGHDPTDEPFLQLRDDRKLKKGSEKGLSTN
- a CDS encoding substrate-binding domain-containing protein; this encodes MNDMSRRRILFGGAALGAGALLTACTSNDPGENTQIKTDASGSNANAAPGTKVIIGFSAPAADHGWVAAITNNAKAQAQAYPDVEFRSVEAGADAAAQRAALSTLIAQKPNVIVLLPHDGKELNSAGLEAMKAGIPVINLDRAFPDRGAYRLQIKGDNFGMGLAAGNYIGEQLKAKGVSNPQIGEIPGIDSLELTQERSAGFREALATFGFKVANRRPAEFTADTGQRAATELLQAVPKMDALWNHDDDQGIGVLAAVNQAGRKEFFMVGGAGSKAAIDAIIADNSVLKATVTYSPSMASSAISLARLIGQNKGMTDLVELQVPKEITLASETITKENAAQYAKLGF
- a CDS encoding Gfo/Idh/MocA family protein, producing MGQLRVGMVGYAFMGAAHSQAWRTVNHAFDLPLSARMSVVCGRDEDKVAAAAAKLGWEGHTTDWRALVERDDIDLVDICTPGDTHREIALAALAAGKHVLCEKPLANSVAEAREMAAAAAEAQANGVRAMCGFNYRRVPAVALMRQLVAAGRIGKIRHVRAVYLQDWIVDPNFPLVWRLRKDVAGSGALGDIGAHIVDLTQFVTGQSITKVSALTETFVRQRPLPTEAAGLSAAGNGSAGFGQVTVDDAALFLARLDGGAVATYEATRFATGRKNGLRVELNGELGSVAFDFERMNELEFYDATLPTTEQGFSRILVTEPEHPYLAAWWPPGHPIGYEHSFTHEMRDLIAAIAAGEDPTPSFADALQVQLVLDAVERSAAASAWVDVEAVLAPV
- a CDS encoding ROK family transcriptional regulator, producing MQVVDPPHLRLLRLLRDEGPISRAELGDRLDLTRPRLLAEVERLVAAGYIAEAGMAASRGGRRSTLVELQPRLRFAAVDLGASSIDIEVTNGRLEPVANYREAADIRSGPKAILHRVNELLAKARTDGAFEKLDAVGIGVPGPVSFRDGVPVSPPIMPGWDRYPVRELLAREHGCPAVVDNDVNIMAIGERHGGVAHSVDDFLFVKIGTGIGCGIHLAGYVYRGVDGCAGDIGHIQVDAHGPMCSCGNAGCLEALFSGAALARDAQAAARSGESPALAERLTLNGELGARDVAEGAAEGDVTCIRLIRDGGRRVGATLATLVSFANPSMIVIGGGLAQLGHILLAEIRSVVYRRSLPLATGNLPVVLSELGARAGVSGAAVLASDTAFEQAS